A part of Paenibacillus sp. IHBB 10380 genomic DNA contains:
- the sigE gene encoding RNA polymerase sporulation sigma factor SigE, with amino-acid sequence MMVKWRLVLQVQYYRVLFYLGMKSDEVYYIGGSEALPPPLTREEEEYLLQRLSTGDAAIRAMLIERNLRLVVYIARKFENTGINIEDLVSIGAIGLIKAVNTFDPEKKIKLATYASRCIENEILMYLRRNNKIRSEVSFDEPLNIDWDGNELLLSDVLGTENDTIYRNIEEQVDRKLLHKALDKLSERERTIMELRFGLQDGEEKTQKDVADMLGISQSYISRLEKRIIKRLRKEFNKMV; translated from the coding sequence ATGATGGTTAAATGGAGATTAGTATTACAAGTTCAGTATTACCGAGTTCTTTTTTATTTAGGAATGAAAAGTGATGAAGTCTATTACATAGGAGGAAGCGAAGCACTCCCACCACCGTTAACGCGTGAGGAGGAGGAATATTTACTGCAAAGACTTTCTACTGGCGATGCGGCTATTCGCGCCATGCTGATTGAACGGAATCTACGATTAGTTGTGTACATTGCTCGTAAATTCGAGAATACAGGTATTAACATTGAGGATCTAGTATCTATCGGTGCTATAGGTCTAATTAAAGCTGTGAATACGTTTGACCCAGAGAAGAAAATTAAATTAGCAACTTATGCGTCACGTTGTATTGAGAATGAGATATTAATGTATTTACGTCGTAATAATAAAATTCGCAGTGAGGTTTCTTTTGATGAACCTTTGAACATTGATTGGGATGGAAACGAGCTATTACTCTCAGATGTACTTGGTACAGAGAATGATACAATCTATCGCAATATAGAAGAACAAGTAGACCGTAAATTACTGCATAAGGCACTCGATAAATTGAGTGAACGAGAACGGACGATTATGGAGCTTCGATTCGGATTACAGGATGGGGAAGAGAAAACACAAAAAGATGTAGCCGATATGTTGGGGATATCACAGTCCTATATATCGCGCTTGGAGAAGCGGATTATTAAAAGGTTACGTAAAGAATTTAATAAAATGGTGTAG
- the sigG gene encoding RNA polymerase sporulation sigma factor SigG: MTRNKVEICGVDTAKLPVLTNVEMRELFHNLQQNNERSAREKLVNGNLRLVLSVIQRFNNRGEFVDDLFQVGCIGLMKAIDNFDLGQNVKFSTYAVPMIIGEIRRYLRDNNPIRVSRSLRDIAYKALQVRDSLTNQNSREPTIFEISAALNVPKEDVVFALDAIQDPVSLFEPIYHDGGDPIYVMDQISDDRNKDVSWIEEIALREAMHRLGQREKMILSKRFFEGKTQMEVAEEIGISQAQVSRLEKSAIQQMHKYVKT; encoded by the coding sequence ATGACTCGAAACAAAGTCGAAATATGTGGCGTGGATACCGCGAAGTTACCGGTACTAACGAATGTAGAAATGCGGGAGTTGTTCCACAACCTTCAGCAAAATAATGAACGATCAGCTAGAGAAAAGTTGGTTAATGGTAATTTGAGGTTAGTACTCAGTGTGATACAAAGATTCAATAATCGGGGAGAGTTTGTCGATGATTTGTTCCAAGTGGGCTGCATTGGCCTAATGAAGGCTATTGATAATTTCGATTTAGGACAAAACGTAAAATTCTCAACGTATGCTGTACCTATGATCATTGGAGAAATCCGTCGATACTTGCGAGATAATAACCCTATTCGGGTATCACGTTCTTTACGTGATATTGCTTACAAGGCACTACAAGTTCGTGATTCCTTGACCAATCAGAATTCAAGGGAACCTACAATTTTTGAAATTTCTGCAGCGCTCAATGTGCCGAAGGAAGATGTTGTATTCGCTCTAGATGCTATTCAGGACCCTGTATCGTTATTTGAACCCATTTATCATGATGGGGGTGATCCTATTTACGTTATGGACCAGATTAGCGATGATCGAAATAAGGATGTATCCTGGATTGAGGAGATTGCTTTGCGTGAGGCAATGCATCGGTTAGGTCAACGCGAGAAAATGATATTATCTAAGCGTTTTTTTGAAGGGAAAACACAGATGGAAGTCGCTGAAGAAATAGGGATCTCGCAGGCTCAAGTATCAAGACTGGAGAAATCTGCTATCCAACAAATGCATAAATATGTGAAGACCTAA
- a CDS encoding YlmC/YmxH family sporulation protein, whose translation MVGIKMKISDFQTKDVINIVDGKRLGQISDLELDLRQGRIEAIVVPTNSRFMGIFGGGSDLIIPWHNIVKIGSDVVLVKMEEVKAAPEENERLERGDRRSY comes from the coding sequence ATGGTGGGGATAAAGATGAAAATCTCCGATTTTCAAACTAAAGATGTAATAAATATTGTGGATGGAAAACGATTAGGGCAGATAAGTGATTTAGAGCTTGATCTACGCCAGGGACGAATTGAGGCAATAGTGGTACCTACGAATAGTAGGTTTATGGGGATTTTTGGTGGGGGAAGTGATCTAATTATTCCGTGGCATAATATTGTGAAGATTGGATCGGATGTTGTTCTTGTGAAGATGGAGGAAGTAAAGGCAGCGCCAGAGGAGAATGAGAGGCTTGAAAGGGGAGATAGGAGATCGTATTAA